One window of Sulfuricurvum sp. IAE1 genomic DNA carries:
- a CDS encoding HlyD family secretion protein, whose translation MKQIIFKRLIIISVVAGIIGGGIFLYNYLNQSELPESIAFGNGRIEATEVDIATKLSGRLTEVSVNEGDIVKAGQIVARLDTDELNAKLQQAQAQVQQAKENKKYASAIVRQHQSELELARKNLARSQNLYVNNNISLVQLQQHEAAVDTLVAAIAAAKAQVIASDSAINAALAQKQVIQTNINDSFLKSPIEGRVLYKLLEPGEIIGSGGKVLTVLKMDDIYMTIFIPTSYAGRVKVGSEARILLDALPNTAINANVSFVSPDAQFTPKEIETKSEREKLMFRIKVKVDPELLQSGKLQINSGVPGVAYIRLDSNASWPKAVDSAKLLN comes from the coding sequence ATGAAACAAATAATCTTTAAGCGGTTAATTATTATCAGTGTTGTTGCAGGAATTATAGGAGGAGGGATTTTCTTATACAATTACCTAAACCAATCAGAACTTCCCGAATCCATCGCTTTCGGAAACGGAAGGATTGAAGCGACAGAAGTAGATATTGCAACCAAACTATCTGGACGTTTGACTGAAGTATCAGTGAATGAAGGTGATATCGTCAAAGCTGGACAGATTGTGGCAAGGCTTGATACGGATGAACTGAATGCGAAATTGCAACAGGCTCAGGCTCAAGTGCAACAGGCTAAAGAAAATAAAAAATATGCATCTGCCATTGTACGTCAGCACCAGAGTGAACTCGAATTGGCGCGTAAAAATCTAGCACGCTCTCAAAACCTTTATGTAAATAATAATATATCATTGGTGCAACTTCAGCAGCATGAAGCGGCTGTCGACACGTTAGTGGCGGCTATTGCGGCAGCAAAAGCACAGGTTATTGCTTCAGATAGTGCTATCAATGCAGCATTAGCTCAAAAACAGGTGATACAAACGAATATCAATGATAGCTTTCTAAAGTCTCCCATAGAAGGACGAGTCCTATACAAACTACTGGAACCAGGAGAAATAATCGGATCGGGCGGAAAAGTATTAACTGTACTCAAAATGGATGATATTTATATGACGATTTTCATTCCAACGTCGTATGCGGGGCGTGTAAAAGTTGGGAGTGAAGCGAGAATATTATTGGATGCATTGCCAAATACTGCCATTAATGCCAACGTGTCTTTTGTTTCTCCTGATGCTCAATTTACTCCTAAAGAGATTGAGACAAAAAGTGAACGGGAAAAATTAATGTTTCGGATCAAAGTAAAAGTAGATCCCGAGTTGTTGCAATCTGGAAAGCTTCAAATAAATAGTGGAGTACCGGGAGTTGCCTATATACGCCTTGATTCAAATGCTTCTTGGCCTAAAGCCGTTGATTCTGCCAAACTTCTAAACTAA
- a CDS encoding ABC transporter substrate binding protein — protein sequence MKLSILAAVLVWTVTVSEVFAGYTYTVGIISDGENPKLFEAQTLLIDEIQKASEGEFTVRFPESKRYNGNFSVERIRSSIEKFQKDPDIDFVLLIGSMASQIALTRTAFSKPTFAPFVYNVSLSGVQKHNRFSIHNLNYVTAETQLNEEIRKFQKLVSFKKIGIVLEESQYRLFATAANKAVTEAKKQGIELIFIPVNERDKDITHKIPADLNALMLTSLSSVDTGVRKQWIKTINERKLPTYALGDGTMIYEGALASSAEKDDLSRRARRTALNILAVMRGKKVEEQPVLIEQKQQLMINMQTAPAIGVYPKFSVLDNAILFNETVEKEPKLSLTTIAKEAIRANLSIIGAKLGVAANKENIAEVRSVLFPQITGEAEYSQQNSDNVYVENGFYAEKSVSGRIKLQQILFSEKALANLEIQKELQVAIEEQQRSLEIEVVKQAMTAFLNVLIAQTHYRIQQDNLTLTQTNLELAKGRVQAGSSDMSDVYYWESAIATARQNVLNARADVEKGKDGLNLILNRKISERFITEPATLDTPVILNNKKVLSELITDQRSFDAMSSFFISEGIDNIPQLHQLNAQMRAQKRQLLSDERSYWSPDIIFGADVSHIFDETRNPGAGINMKNETDWQAGVRLSLPLYEGGARKARSTRTQLKLQQLEINYMDQLRRTEQQIRSDLHMLKASYSSIDLSEEAALTAKKSFNMVRENYAKGTRTMSDLLSAQNTSLIADLESANTTYRFMMDLLQLQQDIGSFNLFVEDSEREKLIKRLETYIMNK from the coding sequence ATGAAACTATCGATTCTTGCTGCCGTATTGGTATGGACTGTAACGGTTAGTGAAGTATTTGCTGGATATACATATACGGTTGGAATTATATCGGATGGCGAAAATCCAAAACTTTTCGAAGCGCAAACATTGCTTATCGATGAAATCCAAAAAGCGAGTGAAGGGGAATTTACGGTCCGGTTTCCAGAATCGAAACGCTATAACGGAAATTTTTCGGTCGAACGGATACGGTCATCTATAGAAAAATTTCAAAAAGATCCTGACATAGATTTTGTTCTTTTAATTGGTAGTATGGCATCTCAGATCGCATTGACACGCACCGCATTTTCAAAACCGACATTTGCACCGTTTGTTTATAATGTTTCATTGTCGGGAGTGCAAAAACATAACCGTTTTTCCATTCATAATCTAAATTATGTGACGGCTGAAACACAACTAAACGAAGAGATTCGGAAATTTCAAAAACTTGTCTCATTTAAGAAGATAGGAATCGTACTCGAAGAGTCTCAATACCGACTGTTTGCCACAGCGGCCAATAAGGCGGTGACTGAAGCGAAGAAGCAGGGAATAGAACTAATATTTATACCAGTAAATGAGCGGGACAAAGATATTACACATAAAATTCCTGCCGATTTGAACGCACTGATGCTAACCTCTTTAAGTAGTGTGGATACCGGAGTTCGAAAACAATGGATTAAAACGATCAATGAACGAAAGCTGCCGACGTATGCTTTAGGTGATGGAACTATGATATATGAAGGGGCTTTAGCTTCATCTGCAGAGAAAGATGACTTATCTCGAAGAGCACGCAGAACAGCGTTGAACATACTAGCTGTCATGCGTGGGAAAAAAGTGGAAGAACAACCGGTGCTGATTGAGCAAAAACAGCAGCTGATGATTAATATGCAAACTGCGCCTGCAATCGGAGTCTACCCAAAGTTTAGTGTTTTGGATAATGCTATTTTATTCAATGAAACAGTAGAAAAAGAACCAAAACTATCCTTAACTACAATAGCTAAAGAAGCGATTCGTGCCAATCTAAGTATTATCGGTGCCAAACTTGGAGTTGCAGCGAATAAGGAAAACATTGCTGAAGTGCGTTCCGTCCTTTTCCCGCAAATAACCGGTGAAGCTGAATATTCGCAACAAAACAGTGACAATGTTTATGTTGAAAATGGATTTTACGCCGAAAAGAGTGTAAGCGGTAGGATTAAGTTACAGCAGATTCTGTTTTCTGAAAAAGCATTGGCAAATCTGGAGATTCAAAAGGAATTACAAGTTGCTATCGAAGAGCAGCAACGTTCCCTGGAAATTGAAGTGGTAAAACAGGCAATGACTGCTTTTTTAAATGTTTTGATCGCTCAGACACATTATCGTATACAGCAAGATAATCTTACACTGACTCAAACGAATCTTGAATTGGCAAAAGGGCGGGTTCAAGCCGGTTCGTCAGATATGTCTGATGTCTATTACTGGGAAAGTGCAATTGCAACAGCACGGCAAAACGTTTTGAATGCCAGAGCAGACGTCGAAAAAGGAAAAGATGGTTTGAATCTGATTTTAAATCGTAAGATTAGTGAACGTTTTATCACTGAGCCGGCGACTCTCGATACCCCGGTTATACTCAATAACAAGAAAGTGCTTTCAGAATTGATTACAGATCAGCGCAGTTTTGATGCCATGTCTTCTTTTTTTATTAGTGAGGGGATTGATAACATACCCCAATTACATCAGTTAAATGCGCAAATGAGAGCGCAGAAACGGCAGCTTCTTTCGGATGAACGTTCTTACTGGTCCCCGGATATCATATTCGGAGCAGATGTTTCGCATATTTTTGACGAGACCAGAAATCCAGGTGCGGGAATCAACATGAAAAACGAGACGGACTGGCAAGCTGGGGTTCGTCTTTCGTTGCCTCTTTATGAGGGTGGTGCACGAAAAGCAAGAAGCACGCGTACACAATTGAAACTACAGCAATTGGAAATAAATTATATGGATCAGTTGCGAAGAACGGAACAACAAATACGGAGTGACCTTCATATGTTGAAAGCCAGTTACTCTTCAATAGACCTTTCCGAAGAAGCAGCTCTTACCGCTAAAAAGAGTTTCAACATGGTAAGGGAGAATTATGCCAAGGGTACACGGACGATGAGCGATCTTCTTTCTGCGCAAAATACTAGTTTAATCGCCGATCTGGAATCGGCAAATACTACATATCGTTTTATGATGGATTTACTCCAATTACAGCAGGATATTGGCTCTTTTAATCTTTTTGTAGAAGATTCGGAGCGTGAAAAATTGATTAAACGTTTGGAAACGTATATTATGAATAAATAA
- a CDS encoding TetR/AcrR family transcriptional regulator, translating into MQEKAVMTFKRKVQEMKRDLILEEAGTLFVNEGYENMKISDLAKNAGVSVGAIYSMFGSKEALYNQFIIGLIEYYIDLMEQELENKTDPIEMLKIMVKIKFTAIVKNKNALKEVILHDPTFNLHVSSDEYNPLTQMHLYVSEKVMKPLLKSLNCSKNPMELFFLFDGITFGMAKYWIFAGGDLVSRVDEAVEMFIQLLKKDNS; encoded by the coding sequence ATGCAGGAAAAAGCAGTTATGACGTTTAAAAGAAAAGTTCAAGAAATGAAACGTGACCTTATACTGGAAGAAGCCGGAACCCTTTTTGTAAACGAAGGGTATGAGAATATGAAAATTTCTGATCTGGCTAAAAATGCAGGAGTATCAGTCGGTGCAATCTACAGTATGTTTGGATCGAAAGAAGCTTTATATAACCAATTTATTATTGGATTAATTGAGTATTACATCGACCTTATGGAACAAGAACTAGAAAATAAAACTGACCCTATTGAAATGCTTAAAATCATGGTAAAAATCAAATTTACTGCCATAGTCAAAAATAAAAATGCCTTGAAAGAGGTTATCTTGCATGATCCAACTTTCAACCTACACGTATCTTCAGATGAATATAACCCTTTAACACAAATGCATCTTTATGTTTCCGAGAAGGTTATGAAACCATTATTAAAATCTTTGAACTGTTCTAAAAATCCAATGGAACTATTTTTTTTATTTGACGGCATTACGTTCGGGATGGCCAAATATTGGATATTTGCGGGTGGTGATTTAGTGTCAAGAGTAGATGAAGCTGTAGAGATGTTTATTCAACTTCTAAAAAAAGACAACTCATGA
- a CDS encoding HD-GYP domain-containing protein, with protein MRESILFKFFARIFLILIIVVLFAFAAIYYYIERQNGEYISSLIERSQKQFANTLSLYPDASENIKESFTKSHKKIVENNVVKIELKDKKQNILINYEMQSVPAHVRSVYQTISFAPGKLLNYIMLPINDQSFALVYIKKINTKNQQFYTLKMIILLPSETVNMMREKMREAFYAISSIIFLVMISIFPLIYRQYRELENDRQILLKSNFQMIEALGNAIALRDSDTSDHNYRVTYYALQFAKSLSLDKDLFPSLLKGAFLHDLGKIGISDTILLKPGKLNSTEYIAMQKHVEYGLNIIETIAWIKDDAASIIASHHEHFDGTGYPKGLKGNDIPYIARIFAIVDVFDALTSKRPYKDPLDLEESLKILKQGSGTHFDPQMIEIFVAIAPKLYEDVHWRDNESLQMLLKQVVSPYIYYFKHHLT; from the coding sequence GTGAGAGAAAGTATTTTATTTAAATTTTTTGCAAGAATTTTCTTGATCCTTATTATTGTAGTTCTTTTTGCATTTGCTGCTATTTATTACTATATTGAACGACAAAACGGTGAATATATTAGTAGTCTGATTGAAAGATCCCAAAAACAATTTGCCAATACTTTATCTCTGTATCCTGACGCATCTGAGAACATAAAAGAATCTTTTACAAAATCGCATAAAAAGATTGTAGAAAATAATGTTGTCAAAATTGAGTTAAAGGACAAAAAACAAAATATTCTCATTAATTATGAAATGCAATCGGTTCCCGCACATGTCAGATCCGTTTATCAAACTATATCTTTCGCCCCTGGCAAACTATTGAATTACATTATGCTTCCAATCAATGATCAAAGTTTCGCTCTCGTTTATATTAAAAAAATTAACACCAAAAATCAGCAGTTTTATACTTTAAAAATGATTATTCTACTTCCTTCAGAGACTGTCAATATGATGCGAGAAAAAATGAGAGAGGCTTTTTATGCCATTTCTTCAATTATTTTTCTTGTCATGATCAGTATCTTTCCACTTATATATCGCCAATACCGTGAACTCGAAAACGACCGCCAAATACTACTTAAAAGTAATTTCCAGATGATTGAAGCCTTGGGAAATGCAATAGCTCTAAGAGACAGTGACACATCTGATCACAATTATAGGGTGACTTACTATGCCTTACAGTTTGCAAAATCGTTAAGTCTGGACAAAGACCTCTTCCCGTCCTTATTAAAAGGGGCTTTCCTTCATGACCTTGGTAAAATCGGTATTTCAGATACAATATTGCTGAAACCAGGAAAACTAAATTCGACGGAATATATAGCGATGCAAAAACATGTCGAATACGGACTGAATATAATTGAAACCATTGCATGGATAAAAGACGATGCTGCCTCCATCATCGCTTCTCATCATGAACATTTTGACGGTACCGGATACCCCAAAGGACTTAAAGGAAATGATATTCCGTATATAGCACGCATATTTGCCATTGTCGATGTATTTGATGCGCTCACCTCAAAACGTCCATACAAAGATCCTCTAGACTTGGAAGAGAGTCTAAAAATTCTCAAGCAAGGTTCTGGAACACATTTTGATCCTCAAATGATTGAAATATTTGTAGCAATTGCTCCAAAACTCTACGAAGACGTTCATTGGCGAGACAATGAATCATTGCAAATGCTTTTAAAACAGGTCGTTAGTCCTTATATTTATTATTTCAAACATCATTTGACGTAA
- a CDS encoding phospholipase A translates to MSLIRFSFSLIVCFTTLIYANEYEEGLNQYRNGHYTEAARLFSISAETGNPYAQYALGQMYEEGNGVERNISKAIGLYKRSASIYQLPSISSQNEQIIPQAHLYQIDPQSDAERRKYILENIPMPKDIDERETILTKIFGNFGMLPYEKTYLIPVAYTTKNYEKYDPISYPGYQEFNNNIETEFQISLKKNLTYNLLGLNEEFGFGYTQEVWWQFYSNSSPFRESNYRPEIWLMLPVQDKKYADIGLKAFKIAFWHESNGLGEPLSREWNQVYLDTIFFYNNLITTLRVWYPDPGGNNKDIADYLGYGHVKLNYILGKHQFDLTWRNNLHFGGDNRGSIEGEWSYPIGYSKNNFWYIKAFSGYGASLMDYDHFQNRIGFGFLFSR, encoded by the coding sequence ATGTCGCTGATTCGCTTCTCATTTTCTCTAATTGTATGCTTTACAACATTGATTTACGCAAATGAATATGAAGAAGGACTGAATCAATACAGGAACGGTCACTATACGGAAGCAGCACGTTTATTCTCTATTTCTGCCGAGACAGGTAATCCATACGCACAATACGCACTTGGACAAATGTATGAAGAAGGCAACGGTGTTGAGCGTAATATATCGAAAGCGATAGGTCTATACAAGCGTTCCGCCTCCATCTATCAACTGCCATCCATTTCCTCTCAGAATGAACAGATCATTCCACAGGCACATCTATATCAAATTGACCCGCAAAGTGATGCAGAAAGACGAAAATATATTTTAGAAAATATTCCTATGCCGAAAGATATTGATGAACGCGAGACAATACTGACCAAGATCTTTGGTAATTTTGGGATGTTGCCTTATGAAAAGACATATTTAATCCCAGTTGCTTATACCACTAAAAATTACGAGAAATATGATCCGATTTCCTATCCGGGTTACCAAGAATTTAACAACAATATTGAAACAGAATTTCAGATCAGTTTGAAAAAAAATCTTACATATAATCTTCTTGGGCTAAATGAAGAGTTCGGATTTGGATATACTCAGGAAGTTTGGTGGCAATTCTATTCAAACTCATCACCTTTTCGTGAAAGTAATTATCGCCCAGAAATATGGCTTATGTTGCCCGTTCAGGATAAAAAATATGCTGATATCGGGTTAAAAGCATTTAAAATAGCTTTCTGGCATGAATCTAATGGGTTAGGCGAACCTCTATCAAGAGAATGGAATCAAGTTTACCTCGATACAATTTTCTTCTACAATAATCTAATAACTACTTTGAGAGTCTGGTATCCGGATCCTGGAGGAAACAATAAGGATATAGCTGATTATCTTGGATATGGACATGTCAAACTAAATTATATTCTGGGCAAACATCAATTTGATTTGACATGGCGCAACAACCTTCATTTTGGCGGTGATAATCGAGGTTCCATTGAGGGTGAATGGTCATATCCAATTGGATACTCAAAAAATAATTTTTGGTATATCAAAGCATTTAGTGGTTATGGGGCAAGTCTAATGGATTATGATCATTTTCAAAATCGTATAGGGTTCGGTTTTTTATTCTCACGATGA
- a CDS encoding magnesium chelatase domain-containing protein: MKQLLCATFEGIDAKPVEVQFTATKGLPAFTIVGMANTAINESKERVKSALLGNGFTFPPKRLTVNLAPSDLRKEGSHFDLAIAALIALGNGEESTEGWYVFGELGLDGSVSENTLLYPIILSLANQGLIRRAVVPDVSVAKLSKIPGISFYGVSSLTQTLELLRGVAAPEPAECSSFDFKRLEHEGEPYFYHEEYPLDFRDIRGQEHAKRSALIAAAGMHNLLLEGSPGSGKSMIAKRLRHILPPLHNDEMLDCAKLEILEGKEPSFTPLRPFRSPHHTSTGASIFGGGYDLQ; encoded by the coding sequence ATGAAACAGTTGTTGTGCGCCACATTCGAAGGGATCGACGCCAAACCCGTCGAAGTCCAGTTTACCGCCACCAAAGGACTCCCGGCTTTTACGATCGTCGGTATGGCCAATACGGCCATCAACGAGTCCAAAGAGCGGGTGAAATCGGCCCTACTGGGAAACGGTTTCACGTTCCCCCCCAAACGCCTCACCGTCAATCTCGCTCCGAGTGACCTGCGCAAGGAGGGGTCGCATTTCGATCTGGCCATCGCGGCGCTGATCGCACTGGGGAACGGAGAAGAGTCGACCGAGGGGTGGTACGTTTTCGGCGAGCTGGGGCTGGATGGCAGCGTGAGCGAAAACACCCTCCTCTATCCGATCATCCTCTCTTTAGCCAACCAGGGCTTGATACGACGCGCCGTCGTCCCCGACGTCAGCGTTGCCAAACTCTCCAAAATACCCGGCATCTCTTTTTACGGTGTATCGAGCCTTACCCAAACCCTCGAACTTCTTCGGGGCGTTGCCGCGCCCGAACCCGCGGAATGTTCCTCGTTCGATTTCAAACGCCTCGAACACGAAGGGGAACCCTATTTCTATCATGAAGAATATCCCCTCGATTTTCGCGACATTCGCGGACAGGAACACGCCAAACGCTCCGCTCTCATCGCCGCTGCGGGGATGCACAATCTGCTGCTGGAAGGTTCTCCCGGGAGCGGGAAATCGATGATCGCCAAACGGCTGCGTCATATTCTCCCCCCGCTGCACAACGACGAAATGCTCGATTGCGCCAAGCTCGAAATCCTGGAGGGAAAAGAGCCCTCTTTCACGCCGCTTCGCCCGTTTCGCTCCCCCCACCACACGAGTACCGGCGCCAGCATTTTTGGCGGCGGGTATGATTTACAATAA
- the def gene encoding peptide deformylase, producing the protein MILPIVTYPNKILKTVSAPVTEFDEALHRFLDDMYDTMMLSNGIGLAAIQVANPIRALILCIPDEEGNQSRDRLIEIINPVIHNPKGTTLYQEGCLSVPGFYEDVERYESLTLHYQDRFGNPCLLEAEELLSIAIQHEIDHLDGKLFIEKLSYNRRKKFEKEYKRAQKEKK; encoded by the coding sequence ATGATTCTCCCGATCGTCACTTATCCCAATAAAATTCTCAAAACCGTCTCGGCCCCCGTTACGGAGTTCGACGAAGCATTGCACCGTTTTCTCGACGACATGTACGATACGATGATGCTCTCCAACGGCATCGGCCTTGCCGCGATCCAGGTCGCCAATCCTATCCGCGCCCTGATATTGTGCATTCCCGACGAAGAGGGGAACCAGTCGCGCGACCGTTTGATCGAAATCATCAATCCCGTTATCCACAATCCCAAGGGTACCACCCTCTACCAGGAAGGGTGCCTGAGCGTTCCGGGATTTTATGAGGACGTCGAGCGCTACGAATCGCTGACGCTCCATTACCAGGACCGCTTCGGCAACCCATGCCTCCTCGAAGCCGAGGAGCTGCTCAGCATCGCGATCCAGCATGAAATCGACCATCTCGACGGTAAACTTTTCATCGAAAAGCTCTCCTACAACCGTCGTAAAAAATTTGAAAAAGAGTACAAAAGAGCACAAAAAGAGAAAAAATAA
- a CDS encoding diguanylate cyclase, with amino-acid sequence MSISTGSLSDPTSDLEIFAKEVLSALISDNLPPTPNNFALYFDRILEDKSESLRRQIGSILELEEDNHDDKSVELEKNLKQGFLSIKNILQLSATLYKNIALMEKILDKRKEEMKSVPTVAGASDLLSSLSNDVNKLSAILKKQVTHMKSVYDETAGIVRQVENETIFDNQYGVYNKRYLLTKLEQERNLIDEFKHKSSLITVRLSKETSSIIQSEKAQQLMIRTVARLLLKTSRRSDIVAHYGEGVFAMVLKHTDIESAKRASERLYDLVASSNFFLAEKEIQLRIAIGIAEMTAAEGVEQTLVNTLDAMNMADENSKLRYMVATSNE; translated from the coding sequence ATGAGTATCAGTACCGGTTCTTTAAGTGACCCAACCAGCGATCTGGAAATTTTTGCGAAAGAGGTTCTGAGCGCCCTGATATCAGACAACCTTCCCCCGACCCCCAACAATTTCGCCCTCTACTTCGACCGTATTCTCGAAGACAAAAGCGAAAGCCTTCGCCGCCAGATCGGCTCTATCCTCGAACTCGAAGAGGACAACCACGACGACAAAAGCGTCGAACTCGAAAAAAACCTCAAACAGGGTTTTCTCTCGATCAAAAACATCCTGCAGCTCAGTGCCACCCTCTACAAAAACATCGCGTTAATGGAGAAAATTCTCGATAAACGCAAGGAAGAGATGAAAAGCGTCCCGACCGTAGCGGGAGCCAGTGACCTGCTCTCATCGTTGAGCAACGACGTCAACAAACTCAGTGCGATCCTCAAAAAACAGGTCACGCACATGAAAAGCGTATACGACGAAACAGCGGGAATCGTACGCCAGGTCGAAAACGAAACGATTTTCGACAACCAGTACGGCGTTTACAATAAACGTTATCTCCTCACCAAACTTGAGCAGGAACGCAACCTGATCGACGAGTTCAAGCACAAAAGCTCTCTCATCACCGTGCGCCTCTCCAAAGAGACCAGTTCGATTATCCAAAGCGAAAAAGCGCAGCAGCTGATGATCCGCACCGTGGCACGGTTACTGTTGAAAACTTCCCGGCGCAGCGATATCGTCGCCCACTACGGCGAAGGGGTATTCGCGATGGTGCTCAAACACACCGACATCGAAAGTGCCAAGCGGGCTTCTGAGCGTCTATACGACCTCGTCGCTTCGAGCAACTTCTTTCTGGCCGAAAAAGAGATTCAGCTGCGCATCGCGATCGGGATCGCCGAAATGACGGCTGCCGAGGGAGTCGAACAGACCCTGGTCAACACCCTCGATGCGATGAACATGGCCGACGAGAATTCGAAACTGCGCTACATGGTCGCAACCAGCAACGAATAA
- the clpP gene encoding ATP-dependent Clp endopeptidase proteolytic subunit ClpP — protein MSYIPYVIEKTGRGERSYDIYSRLLKDRIVMLSGEVNDAVSSSIVAQLLFLEAEDPTKDIYFYINSPGGVITSGMAIYDTMNYIRPDVCTICIGQAASMGAFLLSSGTKGKRYALPHARIMIHQPLGGAQGQATDIEIQAKEILRMKAELNEILAKNCGQSVKKLEKDTDRDNFMSAEEAVSYGIIDEVLVQKEKEDK, from the coding sequence ATGAGCTACATCCCTTACGTCATCGAAAAGACGGGGCGCGGAGAGCGCTCCTACGACATCTATTCGCGTCTGCTCAAAGACCGTATCGTTATGCTCAGCGGCGAAGTCAACGATGCCGTATCTTCTTCGATCGTCGCTCAGCTGTTGTTTCTGGAAGCGGAAGACCCGACCAAGGACATCTATTTCTACATCAACTCTCCCGGCGGCGTCATCACCTCGGGAATGGCGATCTACGATACGATGAACTACATCCGTCCCGATGTCTGCACGATCTGTATCGGCCAGGCGGCGTCAATGGGCGCTTTTTTGCTCAGTTCGGGAACCAAAGGCAAACGCTACGCTCTCCCCCACGCGCGGATCATGATCCATCAGCCCCTGGGCGGCGCGCAGGGACAGGCTACCGATATCGAGATTCAGGCCAAAGAGATTCTTCGGATGAAAGCCGAACTCAACGAGATCCTGGCGAAAAACTGCGGACAAAGTGTTAAAAAACTTGAAAAAGATACCGACCGCGACAACTTCATGTCCGCAGAAGAAGCGGTAAGTTATGGTATCATTGACGAAGTGCTTGTCCAAAAAGAAAAAGAAGACAAATAA
- the tig gene encoding trigger factor, with protein sequence MQITTNKIDSANAKINAAITRNTIDANIEKIANQLSKEAKIAGFRKGKVPVSAVKKQYGDRLVQDAEAQALRDLLDEGLKAMEIAASALIGEPQITKFDKNDNGIDVEVTLAIRPAIELGDYAAMVPEVAKPAISDEAVMQRIEELAGAQAPFVDVEEDRALISGDAAVIDFEGFVDGEAFEGGKAEGFSLRLGSGQFIPGFEDQVIGMKKGEEKTIDVTFPENYGGSKLAGKPAQFKVKVNAIQAKEAVSIDDELAKKMLPGFEDANLEMLKEKVKEQLESEEMSKIYNDELKPKLMETFVNAFTIDLPEFIVEQEMDMALNKKAREMAEAELEELRNDAEKVKALRETFRDDACRAVKATFIVDALARAENVAVSEQELMQTIYFEAMQMGQDPSAIYKHYQESGYLPAIQMAMIEDRVLSKLLNDKIKEA encoded by the coding sequence ATGCAAATTACTACGAATAAAATCGACTCTGCGAACGCCAAAATCAACGCGGCCATCACCCGCAACACCATCGATGCCAACATCGAGAAAATCGCCAACCAGCTCAGCAAAGAGGCGAAAATCGCCGGTTTCCGCAAAGGGAAAGTCCCCGTCAGCGCCGTGAAAAAACAATACGGCGACCGCCTGGTACAAGACGCCGAAGCGCAGGCGCTCCGCGACCTGCTTGACGAAGGGCTCAAGGCGATGGAGATCGCGGCAAGCGCCCTGATCGGCGAACCCCAGATCACGAAATTCGATAAAAACGACAACGGCATCGACGTTGAAGTAACCCTCGCGATCCGCCCCGCGATCGAACTGGGCGATTACGCGGCAATGGTTCCCGAAGTCGCCAAGCCCGCCATCAGTGACGAAGCGGTTATGCAGCGTATTGAAGAGCTCGCAGGCGCTCAGGCTCCGTTCGTCGACGTTGAAGAAGACAGAGCGCTCATCAGCGGCGACGCTGCGGTGATCGATTTCGAAGGGTTCGTCGACGGCGAAGCGTTCGAAGGGGGGAAAGCCGAAGGGTTCAGCCTCCGCCTCGGAAGCGGCCAGTTCATCCCCGGATTTGAAGACCAGGTCATCGGGATGAAAAAAGGGGAAGAGAAAACGATCGACGTCACATTCCCCGAAAACTACGGCGGCAGCAAACTGGCGGGCAAACCGGCCCAGTTCAAGGTAAAAGTCAACGCGATCCAGGCAAAAGAAGCGGTCAGCATCGACGACGAACTCGCGAAAAAAATGCTTCCCGGTTTCGAAGACGCGAACCTCGAAATGCTCAAAGAAAAAGTGAAAGAGCAGCTTGAGAGCGAAGAGATGAGCAAAATCTACAACGACGAACTCAAACCCAAACTGATGGAAACTTTCGTCAACGCGTTTACAATCGACCTTCCCGAATTCATCGTCGAGCAGGAGATGGACATGGCGCTGAACAAAAAAGCGCGGGAAATGGCCGAAGCGGAGCTCGAAGAGCTGCGCAACGACGCCGAAAAAGTCAAAGCGCTGCGCGAAACGTTCCGTGACGACGCCTGCCGCGCCGTCAAAGCGACCTTCATCGTCGATGCCCTTGCCCGCGCCGAAAACGTTGCGGTGAGCGAGCAGGAACTGATGCAGACGATCTATTTCGAAGCGATGCAGATGGGACAAGACCCTTCAGCGATCTACAAACACTACCAAGAGTCGGGATACCTTCCGGCGATCCAGATGGCGATGATCGAAGATCGCGTTCTTAGCAAACTGCTCAACGACAAAATCAAAGAGGCCTAA